The genomic window GAAGCGGGACTTGAAGTCCAGCCCCATGCCGCCGGTGAAGACGTACACCAGCTGCGGGGCGGTCACCTGGCCCTTGTTGGTCACCACCAGGTCGGGCTTCCAGACGTCCCCGGGCTTGAGGCTCTTGTTGAGCGGAACGTCCTGGCCGGTGAGCCGGGTGCCGCCCAGCATGACCTTGGTGTCGGCGGTCACCGCGGGGGCGTCGCCCTGCTGCAGGTGCGCACTGACGTGCAGGCTGCCGGTGGCGCCGACGGTGCCGCCCTTCGCCGGGGTCAGCTTGAGGTCCAGCCGGGTCTGGCCCTGGTAGACCGGGATCTGGGGGCAGGTCAGGAGGGTGCCCGCGAGGGTGCAGCCGCTCGGGGGCTGCACGTCCGCGATGCCCTTGAGGCCGCTGACGTCGATCTGGGCGACGACCCAGGGCGACTGCGTCCCGCTGTTCGCCACGTTCAGGTTCAGCGACACCTGCTGGTTCCACGAGTCACTGGCGTCGGGCGTCGGGTCGACCGCGACGAAACCGGGTGCGGTGACGGTCAGCGTGGGTTCGGCTGCGTGGGCCGGGACGGCGAAAGCCCCCACGGCGAGTGCGCAGACGGCTGAGGAAAGGCCGAAGAGGCGGGCGCGCGCGATGCGCATGGTTCCCCCGGATGGTCCTGTAGTGGCGAGTTGAACTCGCACACCCTAGGACCACGGGTCTCCGGGCACCGCGTGATGAATGGGGTACTTGGGACGCTTGGTGCCTTAAGGCAGCGAAGCTTTGCCAAGGCGTGACCACAGTTCGCCCCGGAACGGCCACAAAGTCGACACATCTATGGGCCGGTTGGCGTCGAAGGGCGCGTCAACCGGTGCCACCGGTGCCACCGTCGTCACCGGTGGGGGCTGTGCCGTACCTGCAGCGGCGTGCCTACAGCAGGAACAGCTTGGTGAAGGGGGCGACGATCCGGACCTGCCGGGAGCCGAAGTCGACGACCACTGCGGTCGTGCCCTCGCCCTCGACACTGATGGCCCGGCCGAGGCCGTACTGGTCGTGGGACACGCGGTCACCGGCGGCGAACCGCTTGGCGGGCGCCGGGGTCTCGGCGCGGAAGGGACTGGTCGGCAGGTGGCGCCGGGGCGCGGATGAATTCGGCATCCTGGCCAGTATGCGCCCCGCGCGGGGTTCCGGGGACCCCGAGGAGTATCTTTCCCGCCTTTCGAGTCGCGGCAGGACCGGCCGGGGTGACACGAAAAAGCCCCCGGCGATCTTCGCTCGGGGGCTTTCCGTGGGTCGTGCTGGTGGCCAGGGCCGGGGTCGAACCGGCGACCTTCCGCTTCTCAGGCCAAGCCGGGGCGGTGAGGTGCCCCGGTTTGGATGCTTCTGTCGTCCATGGAGGGCCGCCGCCGGACGCCATGGTTCGGGACGGTTGGCGTCGGCGTTGGCGTCAACCGGCGGAGCTTCACATGTGCTGGGCGTGCTCAGTAGGGGAGCAGACCGGTGGTGACCAGCTCGAAGTCGAACGGCTCCGGGATATGGATGGTCTCGCCGAAAGCGATGTCCTCGCGGCGATGGTACTTCGTGCCGTCGGGTCGGCTGAAGAGCGTGACCGCCTTCTCCCTTGCGTCGATCACGAGGTAGAGAGGGATTCTCATGAGCGGGTAGTCCCGTACCTTCCCCACCCAGTCGTTCTCCGGGTTGGACGGTGAGACCAGTTCGACGGCAATCGCAGCAACTTCGGCAGGAACCTGGTTGTCCCTGGTCGTGAGTGCATCGTCCGGCAGGTACGTCAGGTCGGGATTGCGGCTCTTGCCGACATTGGGCGAGACGAGGTCCGTGTTCTCGCTGGGTAGTAGTCCTGCCGGGGCGTACGCGTCGAACTGGCGGCGCACCACCAAGAGATTCCGTTGGTGAATCCCCGAGGGGCTGACCATCATGACGATGGTGTCGCCGGAGAGCTCGACCTTGAACCCGTCTGGCAGGCTCCTGCGGGCCTCTTCAAGGAGCGCGAAGTGCTCGGGGTTCATGCGCGGTGCCCTTCCGGGTGAGTCGGCCGATGCTCCAGCCTAGTGCCGCGTCAGGTTCAGCCGAGAGTCCGAGCGTCGCGACGCCGCCCACCATGTGCGGGTCGGTCCAAGCAGGTGGCCCGCTACGACGACGCCGTGGCCCTCCTGGCCGAACTCCGTGGCGCCTGTGACCATGTCGGGCGCGGCCTTCAGTTCCGGCGACGAGTGGCCGCGCTCCGCGAGCAGTACCGGCACCTGCCCGGCCTGTTGCGCCGGCTCGACGACCGGGCTCTGCGCGGTTGATGCCAGGCACTTCGCGAGGGACCACCATCCGCTGGGGGCACATCCCGGCCGAAGGCTGGGACGGAGGGCGTCTTCGGATGCCCTCGTCCACTTCGGTTCGCGTCGGCGTCAAGCGACGGCGGATGGTCCCTGGCTTCAAACCTCTGGTCCCGTCCCCGCTGGCGATTCACTACGCTTGGTACGGTGAAAGCCGCACGAAGCCTCGCGATCTGGCTGGCCGACCGTACTCCTTCGCAGCTGACCGAACTGCTGGAACAGCGCGAACTTCCTTACGCGGCCGAGGTGGCGAGCCTGGCCGACCTGGCCGGCCACCTGCTGACGGATGCCTCGACGGCCCTGGGGCTGAGCGAGATCAGCCTCGGGGACCTTCAATTGCTGGTCGCTGTGGCGACCTTGGCCGAACGGTTGCACGGTCCGCTACCGGCCGTCCCGCCCGCTCAT from Kitasatospora sp. NBC_01250 includes these protein-coding regions:
- a CDS encoding Uma2 family endonuclease; amino-acid sequence: MNPEHFALLEEARRSLPDGFKVELSGDTIVMMVSPSGIHQRNLLVVRRQFDAYAPAGLLPSENTDLVSPNVGKSRNPDLTYLPDDALTTRDNQVPAEVAAIAVELVSPSNPENDWVGKVRDYPLMRIPLYLVIDAREKAVTLFSRPDGTKYHRREDIAFGETIHIPEPFDFELVTTGLLPY